In Arthrobacter sp. UKPF54-2, the following are encoded in one genomic region:
- a CDS encoding YciI family protein translates to MAQYLLSVYQPAGPAPAPEVLAPIMADLEALNRELKAAGAWVFAAGLDPAGAATVVRQQGTETLMTDGPFTEAKEHLGGFTVIEAPDLDAALGWAGRLARATTLPIEVRPVQH, encoded by the coding sequence ATGGCACAGTACCTGCTCAGCGTTTACCAGCCCGCCGGCCCCGCCCCGGCCCCCGAGGTCCTCGCGCCCATCATGGCGGACCTCGAGGCCCTGAACCGCGAGCTAAAGGCGGCCGGCGCTTGGGTGTTCGCCGCGGGCCTCGACCCCGCCGGCGCCGCCACGGTGGTCCGGCAGCAGGGCACGGAGACGCTCATGACGGACGGGCCGTTCACAGAAGCGAAGGAGCACCTCGGCGGTTTCACCGTTATTGAGGCACCGGACCTCGATGCGGCGCTTGGCTGGGCCGGCCGGCTGGCCCGTGCCACCACCCTTCCCATCGAAGTGCGGCCCGTCCAGCACTAG
- the proC gene encoding pyrroline-5-carboxylate reductase, with translation MSNRIAFLGCGSMNEAIMSGLIAGGTDPADVVATVRRAERAAELAERHHGITAIASDEEPENNTQAATGAAVVVLGVKPVGIADLAREISGSLSPETIVVSVAAAVSLEQLEAALPAGQPVIRAMPNTPARLGRGVVSVSAGKHCSAAQLQQAKDIFAAVGTVVEIPEEQVDALSAISGSGPAYAFYLAEAMAAAGAELGLDAELSLLLARETVAGAGLMLAEPGADPAALRRAVTSPNGTTERAIATFDERGLPSIIADGARAAAERAAEITKQLG, from the coding sequence ATGAGCAACCGAATCGCATTCCTGGGCTGTGGGTCAATGAACGAGGCAATCATGAGCGGCCTGATCGCCGGGGGGACGGACCCCGCCGACGTCGTCGCCACGGTCCGGCGTGCCGAACGGGCCGCCGAACTGGCCGAGCGGCACCACGGCATCACGGCCATCGCCAGCGACGAAGAACCGGAGAACAACACGCAGGCCGCCACCGGCGCCGCCGTCGTCGTCCTGGGCGTGAAGCCGGTGGGGATCGCGGACCTGGCCCGCGAGATCAGCGGCTCGCTCTCGCCGGAAACGATCGTCGTCAGCGTCGCGGCGGCCGTGTCGCTGGAGCAGCTGGAAGCGGCGCTTCCTGCCGGCCAGCCGGTGATCCGCGCCATGCCGAACACCCCGGCCAGGCTGGGCCGCGGCGTGGTGTCGGTGTCCGCCGGGAAGCACTGCTCGGCGGCACAGCTGCAGCAGGCGAAGGACATTTTCGCCGCCGTCGGCACGGTCGTCGAGATTCCCGAGGAGCAGGTCGATGCGCTGTCCGCGATCAGCGGCTCCGGCCCCGCCTACGCCTTCTACCTGGCCGAGGCGATGGCGGCCGCCGGGGCCGAACTGGGCCTGGACGCCGAACTGTCGCTGCTGCTGGCCCGTGAAACGGTCGCCGGTGCCGGGCTGATGCTCGCCGAACCGGGCGCCGACCCCGCCGCGCTGCGCAGGGCCGTGACCAGCCCGAACGGCACCACCGAACGGGCAATCGCCACCTTCGACGAGCGCGGCCTCCCCTCGATCATCGCCGACGGCGCCCGGGCCGCCGCCGAGCGGGCCGCGGAAATCACGAAACAGCTCGGCTAG
- a CDS encoding HhH-GPD-type base excision DNA repair protein, whose product MELHITGDPAADKLLSDDAFALLTGMLLDQQVTMESAFARPEKIRTRLGSLAPAAIAEYDPQAFVELFKERPAVHRFPGSMAGRVQALAETVHSQWNGDATAIWTRGNPDGPEVLRRLKALPGFGEQKAKIFLALLGKQCGLRAEGWREAAGHYGAEDAYLSVADIVDPESLSKVRASKQAAKAAAKAAKTGGP is encoded by the coding sequence ATGGAACTGCACATCACAGGGGATCCCGCGGCGGACAAACTGCTCAGCGACGACGCGTTTGCGCTGCTCACCGGCATGCTGCTGGACCAGCAGGTGACCATGGAGTCGGCGTTTGCCCGCCCCGAAAAGATCCGGACGCGCCTCGGTTCCCTGGCTCCGGCCGCAATCGCCGAATACGATCCGCAGGCGTTCGTCGAGCTATTCAAAGAACGCCCGGCGGTCCACCGGTTCCCCGGCTCGATGGCCGGCCGGGTCCAGGCCCTGGCCGAAACCGTGCACAGCCAGTGGAACGGCGACGCCACCGCCATCTGGACCCGGGGTAATCCGGACGGGCCGGAGGTGCTGCGCCGGCTCAAGGCGCTGCCGGGATTCGGCGAGCAGAAGGCCAAGATCTTCCTGGCCCTGCTGGGAAAGCAATGCGGGCTCCGCGCCGAGGGCTGGCGCGAGGCCGCTGGCCACTATGGCGCGGAGGACGCCTACCTGTCCGTCGCCGACATTGTGGACCCGGAGTCGCTGTCCAAGGTACGGGCGAGCAAGCAGGCAGCCAAGGCCGCCGCGAAAGCGGCAAAGACGGGCGGGCCTTGA
- a CDS encoding FAD-dependent oxidoreductase codes for MEVGTITEQPAGRLLSLWAATAGKATYPSFDASADSPEEVDVAVIGGGIAGLTAALALKRAGQTVAVLEAARVGTGVTGNTTGKVTSLHRLAYSELAARHGRGAAAIYGQANEAAIAHIAGIVAAEGIDCGFRQVANYTYAETGTALALVREEAALAERLGLPASFTTDVPLPFAVRGAVRFDGQAQLHALRYVQGLARAVHGDGSFVFEESPATGFRDGSPAMVDTGHGTVRAKDIIVATNLPFGDDGRFAARCYAHRSYIVAARRAGPALDATFVSVEEPMRSILTVDVEGARYVLAGGEGHRATESVDSAQRYARLAAFARDRLGAAETVFRWSTQDAMPADGLPYVGLLGPEYRHVHVITGLRKWGLTNGTAAALILRDTLCGTANPWAELFDSNRSAGQTQEVPAGPAVGAASAAGPAGAAPGAAAAPDEGIPADIAPGEGKVVDIRGAKTAMYVSPLGDVQAVSAVCTHLGCTVEFNRADVTWDCPCHGSRFATDGTVIQGPATRNLAAAPEDPGRPGGGA; via the coding sequence TTGGAGGTCGGGACCATCACTGAACAGCCGGCAGGACGGCTCCTTTCGCTCTGGGCGGCCACCGCCGGGAAAGCCACGTACCCGTCATTCGACGCATCCGCCGACTCGCCCGAGGAAGTTGACGTTGCCGTGATCGGCGGCGGCATCGCCGGACTGACCGCCGCCCTGGCCCTGAAACGGGCGGGCCAGACTGTCGCGGTGCTGGAAGCGGCGCGGGTGGGCACCGGCGTCACCGGAAACACCACGGGAAAGGTCACCTCACTGCACCGGCTCGCCTACTCCGAGCTCGCGGCCCGCCACGGCAGGGGCGCGGCCGCCATTTACGGCCAGGCCAACGAGGCCGCCATAGCGCACATCGCCGGCATCGTAGCGGCGGAAGGCATCGACTGCGGCTTCCGGCAGGTGGCCAACTACACCTACGCCGAAACCGGGACGGCGCTTGCCCTGGTCCGGGAGGAAGCGGCGCTGGCGGAGCGGCTCGGGCTGCCGGCATCCTTCACCACAGATGTGCCGCTGCCCTTCGCCGTTCGGGGCGCCGTCCGGTTCGACGGGCAGGCCCAGCTGCACGCGCTCAGGTATGTACAGGGCCTGGCCCGCGCTGTGCACGGGGACGGCAGCTTCGTCTTTGAGGAATCGCCTGCCACGGGATTCCGCGACGGTTCCCCGGCCATGGTGGACACCGGGCACGGAACGGTCCGGGCAAAGGACATCATCGTGGCGACCAACCTGCCCTTCGGGGACGACGGGCGTTTCGCGGCCCGGTGCTACGCGCACCGCTCGTACATTGTTGCCGCCCGTAGGGCCGGTCCCGCGCTGGACGCGACCTTTGTCAGCGTGGAGGAACCGATGCGCTCCATCCTGACGGTCGACGTCGAGGGCGCCAGATACGTGCTGGCCGGCGGAGAGGGACACCGGGCCACTGAGAGCGTCGACTCCGCCCAAAGGTACGCCCGGCTCGCGGCCTTTGCCCGCGACCGCCTCGGCGCGGCGGAGACCGTCTTCCGCTGGTCCACCCAGGACGCCATGCCTGCCGACGGGCTGCCTTACGTTGGCCTTCTGGGCCCGGAGTACCGGCATGTCCACGTGATCACCGGGCTGCGGAAGTGGGGCCTCACCAACGGCACCGCCGCCGCCCTGATCCTCCGCGACACGCTCTGCGGTACCGCCAACCCGTGGGCCGAGCTGTTCGACAGCAACCGCAGCGCCGGCCAAACGCAGGAGGTGCCCGCGGGGCCTGCCGTGGGGGCGGCGTCTGCGGCGGGGCCGGCCGGGGCGGCGCCGGGCGCCGCTGCCGCTCCGGATGAGGGAATCCCGGCGGACATAGCCCCGGGGGAGGGGAAGGTGGTGGACATCCGGGGTGCCAAAACCGCCATGTATGTCTCTCCCTTGGGGGACGTACAGGCGGTCTCCGCGGTCTGCACCCACCTTGGCTGCACGGTGGAGTTCAACCGGGCGGACGTGACGTGGGACTGCCCCTGCCACGGCTCCCGTTTCGCCACGGACGGCACCGTCATCCAGGGCCCGGCCACCAGGAATCTGGCGGCCGCGCCGGAGGATCCGGGCCGTCCCGGTGGCGGTGCCTAG
- a CDS encoding TrkA family potassium uptake protein produces MLVIGLGRFGASTAEQLVKQGREVLAIERDRSLVQKWASVLTHVVEADATNIDALRQLGAQEFSSAVVGVGTSIESSVLITVNLVDLGIEHLWVKAITPSHGKILTRIGANHVIYPEADAGVRAAHLVSGRMLDFIEFDDDFAIVKMYPPRETVGFTLDESKVRSKYGVTIVGVKSPGEDFTYARPETKVSARDMLIVSGHVDLLERFAARP; encoded by the coding sequence GTGCTGGTGATCGGGCTGGGCCGCTTCGGCGCGTCCACCGCAGAGCAGTTGGTCAAGCAGGGCCGCGAGGTGCTGGCGATCGAACGCGACCGCAGCCTCGTGCAGAAGTGGGCCAGCGTCTTGACCCACGTTGTTGAGGCCGACGCGACCAACATCGACGCCCTCCGCCAGCTCGGCGCCCAGGAGTTCAGCTCCGCCGTCGTCGGCGTGGGCACCTCGATCGAATCCTCGGTGCTGATCACGGTGAACCTTGTGGACCTCGGCATCGAACACCTCTGGGTCAAGGCGATCACGCCCTCGCACGGTAAGATCCTGACCCGGATCGGCGCCAACCACGTGATCTATCCGGAGGCCGACGCCGGTGTCCGGGCCGCGCACCTCGTGTCCGGCCGGATGCTGGACTTCATCGAGTTCGACGACGACTTCGCGATCGTGAAGATGTACCCGCCGCGCGAAACCGTGGGTTTCACGCTCGACGAGTCCAAGGTGCGCTCCAAGTACGGGGTCACGATCGTGGGCGTGAAGTCCCCGGGCGAGGACTTCACCTATGCCCGGCCTGAGACGAAGGTGTCCGCGCGGGACATGCTGATCGTCTCCGGGCACGTGGACCTGCTGGAACGGTTCGCGGCGAGGCCGTAG
- a CDS encoding TrkH family potassium uptake protein has translation MTQSQSRSSSPAGWHPGQPEREGLWIFTRLRDFIDNIANTSPARLAVSAFAVVVLIFTGLLSLPVSSAAGQATPLHQALFTAVSAVCVTGLTVVSTAVHWSFFGQLVILVGIFVGGLGTLTLASLLALMVSKKLGVRGKLIAQEAMNAGRLGEVGTLLRIVIVTSVVIEAVLAVALIPRFLALGESFGQSVWHGVFYSISAFNNAGFTPHSDGIVPYETDLWILIPLMIGVFLGSLGFPVVMVLQQNGLNWKKWNLHTKLTIQVSLILLAAGTVLWGLMEWENMRTIGGMSLGDKVTHSLFASVMTRSGGFNLVDQNQMDSTTMLLTDALMFAGGGSASTAGGIKVTTIAVMFLAIVAEARGDADVKVYGRTIPEGTMRVAISVIVAGATLVAVSALLLLQISGASLDRVLFETISAFATVGLSTNLSAELPPAGVYVLTVLMFAGRVGTVTLAAGLALRQRSQLYHYPEERPIIG, from the coding sequence ATGACGCAAAGCCAGTCGAGGTCATCGAGCCCGGCCGGCTGGCACCCCGGCCAGCCGGAGCGCGAGGGGCTCTGGATCTTCACCCGGTTGCGCGACTTTATCGACAACATCGCCAACACCTCCCCCGCACGCCTGGCCGTCTCGGCCTTCGCCGTGGTGGTGCTGATCTTCACCGGCCTGCTTTCCCTGCCGGTGTCCTCCGCCGCAGGGCAGGCGACGCCCCTGCACCAGGCCCTGTTCACCGCGGTCTCGGCTGTGTGCGTCACCGGGCTGACCGTCGTTTCCACCGCGGTGCACTGGTCCTTTTTCGGGCAGCTGGTCATCCTGGTTGGCATTTTCGTGGGCGGCCTCGGCACCCTGACCCTGGCCTCGCTGCTGGCGCTGATGGTCAGCAAGAAACTCGGCGTCCGCGGCAAGCTGATCGCGCAGGAGGCCATGAACGCCGGGCGCCTCGGCGAGGTGGGCACCCTGCTGCGGATCGTCATCGTCACGTCGGTCGTGATCGAGGCGGTGCTGGCCGTGGCCCTGATCCCGCGGTTCCTCGCGCTGGGCGAAAGTTTCGGCCAGTCAGTCTGGCACGGCGTCTTCTATTCCATCTCGGCGTTCAACAACGCCGGGTTCACCCCGCATTCGGACGGCATCGTCCCCTACGAGACCGACCTGTGGATCCTCATCCCGCTGATGATCGGAGTCTTCCTCGGCAGCCTCGGTTTCCCGGTGGTGATGGTGCTCCAGCAGAACGGGCTGAACTGGAAGAAGTGGAACCTGCACACCAAGCTGACCATCCAGGTCTCGCTGATCCTGCTGGCCGCGGGCACCGTGCTCTGGGGCCTGATGGAGTGGGAGAACATGCGCACCATCGGCGGCATGAGCCTCGGTGACAAGGTCACGCATTCGCTCTTCGCCTCCGTGATGACCCGTTCCGGCGGCTTCAATCTGGTGGACCAGAACCAGATGGATTCCACCACAATGCTGCTGACCGACGCGCTGATGTTCGCCGGCGGCGGTTCTGCGTCGACCGCCGGCGGCATCAAGGTCACCACCATCGCGGTGATGTTCCTGGCCATCGTCGCCGAGGCCCGGGGCGACGCGGACGTGAAAGTCTACGGCCGCACCATCCCCGAGGGCACCATGCGGGTGGCCATCTCGGTCATCGTCGCCGGCGCCACGCTCGTGGCAGTCTCGGCCCTGCTCCTGCTTCAGATCAGCGGCGCGTCCCTGGACCGGGTGCTGTTTGAAACGATTTCCGCCTTCGCCACGGTGGGCCTGAGCACCAACCTCAGTGCTGAGCTGCCTCCGGCGGGCGTCTATGTCCTCACCGTTCTCATGTTCGCCGGCCGCGTCGGCACCGTCACCCTCGCCGCTGGGCTGGCCCTGCGCCAGCGCAGCCAGTTGTACCACTACCCGGAAGAGAGACCGATCATTGGCTAG
- a CDS encoding acetoin utilization protein AcuC has translation MTFLPGLAQTALPTTVVWDSAMTAYNFGHSHPMAPERMELTARLARSLGLLDLGHVSVAAPEVATDEELAAVHSADYIAAVRRVSADPDTPDLERGLGTEDDPAFAGMHEASARLAGGSLLAAAAILDGSAVRAVNFGGGMHHAARERASGFCIYNDAALAIARLLDGGVQRVAYIDVDAHHGDGTQSIFWDDPRVLTISLHETGLTLFPGTGFANEIGGPNAQGSAVNVALPAGTGDAGWLRAFHAVVPQLVGAFEPEVIVSQHGCDSHRLDPLTHLNISVDGQREAATAIGNLAARYCENRWISTGGGGYNVITVVPRSWSHLIAIAAGRPVPLRTAVPEDWRQYVQEKYGAKYGVEPPSVMGDDVDLWWRSWEVGFDPNDEVDRTVMATRKEVFPLYGLDPWFD, from the coding sequence ATGACCTTCCTGCCCGGACTCGCCCAGACCGCCCTGCCGACGACGGTGGTGTGGGACTCGGCCATGACGGCATACAACTTCGGCCACAGCCACCCGATGGCGCCGGAGCGGATGGAACTGACCGCACGGCTGGCCCGCAGCCTCGGCCTGCTGGACCTGGGCCACGTCTCGGTGGCGGCCCCCGAAGTGGCCACCGACGAGGAACTCGCAGCGGTGCACAGCGCGGACTACATCGCCGCCGTCCGGCGCGTCAGCGCGGACCCGGACACCCCGGACCTGGAACGGGGTCTCGGCACCGAGGACGACCCGGCCTTCGCCGGCATGCACGAGGCCAGCGCCCGGCTGGCCGGCGGCTCGCTCCTCGCGGCAGCCGCCATCCTCGACGGCAGCGCCGTCCGGGCGGTGAACTTCGGCGGCGGCATGCACCATGCCGCCCGGGAACGTGCCAGCGGCTTCTGCATCTACAACGACGCGGCCCTGGCCATCGCGCGGCTGCTCGACGGCGGCGTGCAGCGGGTGGCATATATCGACGTCGACGCCCACCACGGCGACGGAACCCAAAGCATCTTCTGGGACGACCCTCGGGTGCTGACGATCTCGCTGCATGAGACCGGGCTGACCCTGTTCCCGGGCACCGGCTTCGCCAACGAGATCGGCGGCCCGAACGCCCAGGGCAGCGCGGTCAACGTGGCGCTGCCGGCCGGGACGGGGGATGCGGGCTGGCTGCGGGCCTTCCACGCGGTCGTCCCGCAACTGGTGGGCGCGTTTGAGCCGGAGGTGATCGTCAGCCAGCACGGCTGCGACTCGCACCGCCTGGATCCGCTGACACACCTGAACATCAGCGTGGACGGCCAGCGCGAGGCCGCCACCGCCATCGGTAACCTCGCGGCCCGCTACTGCGAGAACCGCTGGATCTCCACCGGCGGTGGAGGCTACAACGTGATCACCGTGGTCCCACGGTCCTGGAGCCACCTGATTGCCATTGCCGCCGGCCGGCCCGTCCCGCTGCGTACCGCCGTGCCGGAGGACTGGCGGCAGTATGTGCAGGAGAAGTACGGCGCCAAGTACGGGGTCGAACCGCCCTCGGTGATGGGCGACGACGTCGACCTCTGGTGGCGCTCCTGGGAGGTCGGCTTCGACCCGAACGACGAGGTGGACCGCACGGTGATGGCCACCCGCAAGGAAGTTTTCCCGCTCTACGGTCTGGATCCCTGGTTCGATTAG
- a CDS encoding helix-turn-helix transcriptional regulator, which produces MVTDDVFAVIAEATRRDILVSLRNGDKAVGELVQELEASQPTISKHLKVLREADLVSMRAQGQKRYYALNPKPLAGVASWLETFDVGRPAAEPAPATAALPQPGPGTFAGTPAAAAAPAPALPGVPAGSALSPAVALPVGTAGEDRRPQQIGRTVGRAATRAADLLANLPKFGRKK; this is translated from the coding sequence ATGGTGACAGACGACGTATTTGCCGTCATTGCTGAGGCGACCCGGCGTGACATTCTGGTGTCCCTCCGCAACGGGGACAAAGCGGTGGGGGAGCTGGTCCAGGAGCTCGAGGCGAGCCAGCCCACCATTTCCAAGCACCTCAAGGTCTTGCGCGAAGCGGACCTGGTCAGCATGCGCGCGCAGGGCCAGAAGCGCTACTACGCGCTGAACCCCAAGCCCCTCGCCGGCGTCGCGAGCTGGCTGGAAACATTCGACGTCGGCCGTCCCGCCGCCGAGCCGGCGCCTGCGACCGCTGCCCTCCCGCAGCCCGGCCCCGGCACCTTCGCCGGTACTCCGGCGGCCGCTGCGGCGCCCGCGCCGGCGCTGCCCGGGGTTCCCGCGGGCAGCGCGCTGAGCCCCGCCGTCGCCCTGCCGGTCGGGACCGCAGGGGAGGACCGGCGGCCGCAGCAGATCGGCCGCACGGTTGGCCGCGCCGCCACCCGCGCCGCGGACCTGCTGGCGAACCTGCCGAAATTCGGCCGCAAAAAGTAG
- the gdhA gene encoding NADP-specific glutamate dehydrogenase: MDARLEAIRDTVLARNPGEGEFRQAVTEVFESLGPVHDRHPEFLEGAVLERLCEPERQIIFRVPWVDDAGRFQINRGFRVEFNSALGPFKGGLRFHPSVNLGIVKFLGFEQIFKNALTGMPIGGGKGGSDFDPRGRSDAEIMRFCQSFMTELYRHIGEYTDVPAGDIGVGGREIGYLFGQYKRITNRYESGVLTGKGISWGGSLVRPEATGYGTVIFAEEMLKTRGLSFDGQRVVVSGSGNVAINAIAKAQTLGATVVACSDSSGYIVDEAGIDVALLRQIKEVERGRLKDYAARRPGVDYVDGGSVWDLDATVALPCATQNELDGAAAARLVRNGLLAVAEGANMPSTRDAVAVFQEAGILFGPGKAANAGGVATSALEMQQNASRDSWSFAHTEDRLTKIMVGIHDHCAATADEYGEPGNYVVGANIGGFVKVADAMLAQGLI; this comes from the coding sequence ATGGACGCACGGCTTGAGGCCATCCGGGACACGGTGTTGGCGCGAAATCCCGGCGAAGGGGAATTCCGCCAGGCAGTCACCGAGGTCTTCGAGAGCTTGGGTCCGGTGCACGACCGGCACCCGGAATTCCTCGAAGGTGCCGTCCTCGAACGGCTCTGCGAACCCGAACGGCAGATCATTTTCCGGGTCCCGTGGGTCGACGACGCCGGCCGGTTCCAGATCAACCGCGGCTTCCGGGTGGAGTTCAACTCGGCCCTGGGGCCCTTCAAGGGCGGGCTGCGCTTCCACCCCTCGGTGAACCTGGGCATCGTGAAGTTCCTCGGCTTCGAGCAGATCTTCAAAAACGCCCTGACCGGCATGCCGATCGGCGGCGGCAAGGGCGGCTCCGACTTCGACCCGCGCGGGCGCTCCGACGCCGAAATCATGCGCTTCTGCCAGTCCTTTATGACCGAGCTGTACCGCCACATCGGCGAGTACACGGACGTCCCGGCCGGTGACATCGGCGTCGGCGGCCGCGAAATCGGCTACCTCTTCGGACAGTACAAGCGGATCACCAATCGCTACGAATCCGGCGTCCTTACCGGCAAGGGCATCTCTTGGGGCGGCTCACTGGTGCGCCCCGAGGCCACCGGCTACGGCACCGTGATCTTTGCCGAGGAAATGCTCAAGACCCGCGGCCTCTCCTTCGACGGCCAGCGCGTGGTGGTATCCGGCTCCGGCAACGTCGCGATCAACGCAATTGCCAAGGCCCAGACCCTCGGCGCCACTGTCGTGGCCTGCTCCGATTCCTCCGGCTACATTGTGGATGAGGCCGGGATCGACGTCGCCCTGCTGCGCCAGATCAAGGAAGTGGAGCGCGGGCGGCTCAAGGACTACGCGGCCCGGCGCCCCGGCGTCGACTACGTGGACGGCGGCTCCGTCTGGGACCTCGACGCGACCGTCGCGCTGCCGTGCGCCACGCAAAACGAACTCGACGGCGCCGCGGCCGCCCGGCTGGTCCGAAACGGACTGCTTGCCGTGGCGGAAGGCGCCAACATGCCCTCGACCCGTGACGCCGTCGCCGTCTTCCAGGAAGCGGGCATCCTTTTCGGCCCGGGCAAGGCCGCCAACGCCGGCGGCGTGGCCACGTCCGCGCTGGAGATGCAGCAGAACGCCAGCCGCGATTCCTGGTCCTTCGCACACACCGAGGACCGGCTCACCAAAATCATGGTCGGCATTCACGACCACTGCGCTGCCACCGCAGACGAGTACGGGGAACCGGGGAACTACGTGGTGGGCGCGAACATCGGCGGCTTCGTGAAGGTGGCGGACGCGATGCTTGCCCAGGGGCTCATCTAG